Sequence from the Acomys russatus chromosome 12, mAcoRus1.1, whole genome shotgun sequence genome:
CATTGTTGGCTGCTGGGGTTATGAGAACAGCAAGCCATCAGGTGCAGATACATATTAAAGAGAAAGAGGGTCgggaagaggtgggaggagatGTGTTCTGCTAAGGAGCACCTCCAGGACATGGAGGTTGTTTTAGGGGTCAGAATATAGCAGAATGCCTTCAAATCtaacttgtttttccttttctacttcCTTACAGTGATTTTCCCTGgatgagtcagagacagccacatTGCCTCGAGATGAAGCCGAATTGTtacaacaataatgaaaataccAAGAAGAAACATTTTGGTCTTTCAGACTGATTTTTGAGGCTCAAAAAGGAAAGTCTAAAGGAAGCAGAACATTGAATTTATGCCATGAGAACTGAATTAAAAGGGTACAGCTAGGTGACTCCATTCTTTCTCTTGTTAGAGGACACAGGAAGAGTTGCGGTGCTCCTGAAGAGACCATTTTTCCAGGGCCGCCTCGCTCTTCTGCAAaatcttggggtggggggctcttTTCTCCTGAACTTCATCTTTGTAGATCAAACATCATAAAAGTAGATGTATATTCTAAGACAAAGaagcatgcttttttttcttttttgacatagggtctctctctctctctctctctctctctctctctctctctctctctctctctctctctctctctctctctctctctctctctctgtagccctgcctgtccaggaacttactctgtagacagactggccttcaactctcagatactctcctgcctctgccctgagtgcagggtttaaaggtgtgcaccaccacacctgccctacATTTGTCTTCTAAtcactataataaaaatactatttccCAGCTGGGCGTAGCGacccactcctttaatcctagcattcaggaggaggcagagacaggaggatcactgtgagttcaaggccagcctggtctgcaaagagagttccaggacctCCAGGattgttatgcagagaaaccctgtctcaaaaagttggACCTGCTTCCCCTGGCAATCTCATACTAAGGAGAGAGTTTCCTACACCCCTGGCTCCACATTCACACGCCTCCTTCAGTACATCTTAGTCCTCACTGGGACTGAGAGCCCAGTGAGGGCATGAGTCATGTCCCCTGTCATACCTGAGCCCTTGGGTCTGTTGTCTGTTCAGGAGTCTCATTGCCTACGAGGCCTGATGAAAATGTAGAATGGAAGCATTTTCCAAGTAGGATAAAAATCTCAACCCTTTCAGAAACCCATGACCACACTAGATCCAGAACAGAGGACAATAGGCCATAGAATCCAATAGAAAATAGAATCATCACAGAAGAATTTCAAAGTCAGGCTAGAAAGGCTGCCAAGGACCTGTGTAGAGGTAGAGATGCACCAAGGACCTGACAGTGTATGGCTCTTAAAGTACATTTGCTTCCATTAGAGAAAACGGTTTAACTCTGGACCTCCTGCATAATTGTTCTCTTTCCTGTGGACTTTAGAAATGTGTGTGGAGAAGTTCTGGATAGCAAAGCAAGAGGGTAGAGTTGAAGGAGGTTCTAACATGCAGTATTTGAGGAAACAAATGTGTCAACAGTCATGTGCTGTGAAGACAGCCTTCTCTACCTGCCAGTAGTGCAGCCTTTATGAAATTAAAACCACTATGGGACTCACAGATGCACTGGGGAGGCATGTTTAAGCCTAAGTGTACATGCCTCTGCCCTATGATTTACAAGCTCAGAACTCCCATGGGTACCCATTGGTTCTGAGGACTCTGAAATCAATAAGCACTCACCTAGATTAAAAGTGATGCCAGGGAAGAGAAAATGCGTTTCTAGCTCCACTTAGGAATTCCGTAGTAGTGAGGAATCCCTCACCCAGCCATTTATCTGAATAAGTTGCTGCATTTTAATGATGAATAACCCATCAAtgactgtttatattttaaatggcaAATAGTAATCTTGTTAACTAAAGCAGTGTTTACTTTATGTTTGGTATGGTGTGAGGGATGGAAGACACCCTTGAATTTAACAAGCATTCACTGAATGCTTGCTGCATGGCAGACATTCTGCTAGGCCCCAGAGAACAAATGAGTCGCACAATGGCTTCTGCTCACAAACACCTCACAACTGCAATAGAATTTCACCAAGCCAGACACAGAACGTGTTCTTGCAcaagtattttattctttgtgttcaGCATCAACACTCCACAAAAAGCTACAGTACGCTGTTTTGAAACACGCAGACTAGTGATACCAGGGCATTGCTGTGTGAAGTCCAGTACAATGTTTCTTGCTTGGATCACACAGAAAACGTTGCCAAtcttcataaaaacacaaacagggaAAGTAGCTATGTCAAATGAAAAGGTGGGAATTGGAATGGCTCACCGTGAGTTGTGACAAGGCGAGTGGCTTGGCTGGAGGAGTGCGGAACTCACCCTCTGGGACTGTCCCTTGTCGAGTGACTTGTGTCTAAAGCAAGGCTATGGTGAAGCTGGAATAGTTGACATGGGACAGTTTTTTACCTTGGAATACAGCATAAAAGCATCTCCCAGAGACCTTGCAGCAACTACAatctctttgttttctatttcaaatCCCCTTGGGTGTTCATTACCCCCATTCAGTACAATACTAGCAGGAAGTCTCACAACAGCGCAAACTAAAAGTATCACGGCATCATCTTTTTaggagaaagcaaaaacaaaaacaaatcttaagtCTGAATCCCTATTACATATGATACACTGTAGTAAACAGGTACAAATCCCTATGATTGCATACAATATACTGTAGAATCAAGTAAGCACaacttgtttaaataaaaatattgcttgATAATAGGTGATAAATATAAAGGATAATTTGAAAGCAcgtttcaataaaaatatatagctaGGAAAATGATCATTTCATTTTACATGTGGTATTTTTGTAACTCTTTCAAGCACATGCAGTCTCCCACTCAATAATTATggttaaaaaaatactgaaatatgCATGCCAGTATCGTATGTTGCAAAGGTCCAGCTGTTTCCATGGGAAAATCTGTACATGTAGAATAAAATAACTGCAAACTGACTAATAGGGAAGGGAAGATACACACACAGGACTTCAGGCATAGTTGAAGTTTACTGAAAAGCTCTTCTGCACCTTCAACATAGTCACCtgaaaaaagcaagagagagtTGTAGTGTGGGACAACAGAGAGTGATAACACGAAGACCTGCAAACCGTCACCAGAACCAGACGAACGaagagctcagagctcagagacaCCAGAAGCTGTTTCCTCGACAAAGCTGAGTACTTCCTGTGTGCTTTGCCTTCTGCCCTTTGACACTGCCTCACCCATGCCACATGGACGATTGTTTTCGCTAGGGATGAGTGGTGGAGTGGTGGCGTTGCTGTGCCACACTGAGCAGGCATTACGGTAGGAAAGACTGAGCTTTGTCTTGCGTTCCACGCCCTGAGCCTCTTCATGAAGAAACGATCAAGGGAAGGTCTTGGTGTCAGGGTttgctctgttttatttcctcatttttttttttttttttttttggttttttgagacagggtttctctgtgtagccttggccatcctggactcactttgtagaccatgctggcctcgaactcacagcgatccgcctgcctctgcctcccgagtgctgggattaaaggcgtgcaccaccacgcccggcttttatttcctcattttagGACAGCATTCAAATGCGTATTCCACACGGTAAATATCATCTTTTTTAGAATAACACCATTTTCTGTCCTCccatttaagaaaattaacaatgGAATATCTTCTGCAAATGCAGTAAAGAACAACGGTTGGTAACCCACAAGAAATCCTCTTAGTTTTGGGAGAGTGGGAAATACTTTTAATTATGATCCTTTAGATTCAAGTTTTTGAATGTAACATATCTACTGCTTCTAAAACCATTACCTATATGTTTGATAAGAATCAAAAATAATTCGAATCTTGactataaacacattttaaatgtttccctACAGGAAAAATGCCACCTTTGCCActattgtcatttctttttctaggtGAGGAAATCCAAAATCAAAGATAAGCACGGTCCTGTCCCCAAAAACTACTCACTTAACTTTCCCCATTTACTCTAAGCAGCCAGCCTAACATATTTCTTGACATATAATTTTCCATATAACTTATCTGTATGACCaagtctgaaaaaaaatgcataaataagaGTATGTGCTAtttcattagtttaaaaaatCCTCCTAAATTAATAGGACCTCCGTAAGGCACGGATGAGGCCTTGTGACAGTCTGATGACTTTAATGTACTTCTCTCTAGAGAGCAATGCTTTGGCATCATtactatcatttatttaaaaatccagactaaaaaaaaataataataaaaaataaaaatccagactATGAAATGCCTGCGGCAAACCTAAATATCCAGTGGTGGCAAGTATAATCAAAACTGATGactaagaagttttttttttttcaaactctctATTGCATGAGCTGAGTGCTTGAACAGACCCTTTACCTGGCTCAGAAGCTTTCAGCCTTTGAGGGGGTTAGGGAGGGAGCTTCTCTGTTCTTCATAGTCTGCAAATGCAGACGCGATGTGTTCCAACTGGAAAGAGAGAGGCCTGGGGTCCTCATTCACGGAGAAGGTATTTGGAAGGCTTCCAAGATCAAGTCCTCTGCCCTTGAAGTAGGCCTGGAGGCTTCTGAAAAACTAACGAGACCGAGAAAATGTTGAATGCCCTATGTAAAtgaagaaccaaaaacaaaacaaacaaaccccgcTGAAAGCCTAGTGTGCATTTCCCTGCCTTTCTTCTACATCTCAAATAGACATGTCAACACTCTTGTTGATCTGAGCATGCTTTTAAAGGAGTATTTCACTtatcttttgaattttattttctagattATCTATATGCTTGAAATGGATGGATATCTGCACAGGGTCGGCTTCCAATTTCTGCAAATACGTTTTGCAGATGCTGTTGTGGGATTCAATAGATGCCTAACAAAAGGTGattctctcccactccctctctcctcctctttccatctcctcctcccctcccccttctcttttcttctgttgttctggggaatcaaacccaggtccttgtgcatgctaggcgagCTCTCTATGACTGAGCTAAGTCCCAATACCTTTTTCATATTGTACCTGTATTAGAAACCAATGCTCTAACATTGGCGTATATATAAGATCACTTAaaagtgtgctgtgctgtgtatATATAAACTCACTTCTAATATAATCTTGCATCTCCATATAGAAACAAGTGTAAATTGGCTAGAGACATGTTAGGATGCTAGCTACCAAGGGAGCAAAATCTAGTCCTGTCCTCATGAGAATCTTCTTAACCCTTGGTTGCCTCCTTATACTCCTTGAAAGGTGTCAGTCGCACCCCTCAGCCAGTGCTCCCAAGGTGTTTTCTTACCAGTTCTCGGTTTCTGGGGTTGCTCAGTGGCTTCCACACGTCTGCATTTCTCAGTGTTGCTCCATGTGCGTGGCTGGTCAGCGCCAGGGCAGCCCAGAGCAGCAGGATGTGTGCTTTGGACATGGTGCTGTATGGAAGAGGGCAATGATGCTCACCAAGGcagtcagagagaagagaaagaaacacagatcCAGGCAGATAAGGAAAATACATAGTATATTGGTTCAACTAGATTtttataaccatttttttttaaagcttgcctGTGAATGAGGCTCTCCAAATCTAATGGATTAGGTTGAAGCACTTCACAATGATGAAAATGTCATACTGTGCTGAGCAAAACAATGTGACCATACCTAGGAAGTCTAGGGATGCCACTTTGCATCTTTGGAAAAAACACACTTTGTGGTCTCCAGGAAAGGTGTAAGATTTAGCATTAAAAAGTCTTAAATGACTTATGTCTTAAGtcagcagactttttttttagtaGAAGTGTAATGGTAGAGAAATACTTTAGCTGGGGTTATAGCTCTGTGGTAAAGTGATTGTTTAGTGTTCACagaaccctgggttcaattcctggtactacagaacagggagagagaaagacagatacagaaagatgagaagagaaaagcaggagaagaaaaggagggggaggagataaggaagagaagaaaaagaagaagaagaagaagaaaaagaagaagaaaaaaaaagaaaaaaaaaaaaaagaaaaaaaagaagaaaaaaaaagaagaagaagaagaagaagaagaagaagaagaagaagaagaagaagaagaagaagaaacaacagaaaaagaatacTTAAAGTACCCTAACCCGAGAAATGTTcccaacatatacacacatctcaGACAGATAAACAGATGCTACAACAGCATAAATAGATATTATATTTCCAACTCAAGTTGTGGCATGGAAGCTGAAACAGAGACAAAGGCTGCAAATCTTACCGGGAGTTTGGCTTTTCCTGTCCCAGCCTACGCTCTGCCAGTGACTTCCAGGTTCTTATAGGCAGCAGACAGACTGCAAGAGGAGTCACTGACGTGAGCAGAGGCAGTTCGGAAATAATGATTCCGTTTTCATCCATGGCACACAGACCCTTGAGAGGCAGATCTCCCAGCATCTGCAAGGGTAAACTATTTATCTTTTAAGTGAATCAGCTGCTTCATGAACCACTGGCCATATTACAGGAGTTTTACAAACCACACGAGCCACTTTCATACAGCCAAGTGGCTCTCTCATTTTCATGTTTAGGCTGGAGATATGATGATGATTATTAGCTCACCTAATAAGATGTACTTTGAGATATATTAGTTTTCAAATGAACAGAATATTTttctgaaccaaaaaaaaaaaaaaaactctattgcAAAAGACAAAATTGCTCTTTTGACCTACGCATGATATCTCTTCTTAGAAATGGTGGCATGGTTTTTCATAATAGCCCATTCAAAACGAAGCAACCAGACAGAATATActtcacagaaaaatgaaaaaatgaccaTACCTACAGCACCCCTTGCTAAATAAGTCCCATCAGAAGGAAATGGTAAGGTGGAGAAATTGGACTTGGCGGCTTGTGAATTTGCTTTGGTGCTAGTGATTCAGAGTGAAATTCAGGATAAGATCATTGTTGAGAAGTCTGGAGTTCTGAACTGCAAATTAGAATGGTTTGCTGTGGTTgtcatggtagtgcatgcctctCAGTACTTGAGAAGTAGGGATAGGAtggtcagccagcctaggctacagttTGAATTTGAGACCAACCTTGAATACACAAgagcctgtcttttaaaaaaaaaaatggctattgTTTCAGCCTTGCCACCTTGACCATGGACAACTAATTATGACATTCATTTGCTCACCTTTTAGTCAATCaacaaatatctttttcttttctcttctctttcttctttttttttcctaagacaaaacccccactatgtagcccaggttagcctcaaactttctGTTTCAGTCTGGTGGGTGCAGTAACTgtagtgtgtaccaccacatctggtccATTCCTCCTGAGTCCTTGTGTGAGGCATTGCATTAAGCTTTGAGGGCAAAATGGTAACGTCTCTGCTCCTAAAGACCAAGATAAACAGAAGAATACATTTATCCCACCATAATTCTGTACATTGTttagtggtggcagcagtggtgaggatgatgatgatgatgatggcgacgATAACGATGacgatgatgtgtgtgtgtgtgtgtgtgtgtgtgtgtgtgtgattctgccAGTTGAATCCAGGATCTGTATGTagtaggcaagcaccctaccactgagctacatgccagcCTCTGAGACAagatcaggctgtccttaaataggggtccttctacctcagcctcaggagtgctgggagtgcaggtttaCAGCACCACATCCAGCCAATGATGACAATCCCCATTGAGAGAAAGCGTAGGAACTGGGGATGATTCATTCTCAGGGGTCAGGGAAGGCTTTTGTGATAAAGTGACCTTACATCTAGTCAGTTGATTATGAGTCACCTAGGCaacctcaggcaggcagaggaagtAGCCGTCAAGCAAGCTGAGTAGCACATTTAAGCAGCTGAAAATAACTtagcaggacagagagagagagacgaggggCCACGTGctcagggatggggtgggggtgggggccagtcAGAGCATGGGATTACTGCTGCCAGAAACGCTAAGAAGTGACTGGGAAGTTTTAAACATCCAAACAGTTTCATCAGACtgactgacatttaaaaaaaaaaaaaaactggcttcaGGGGGAAGAGGGATGTGTGAAGTCAGGTGGTGGGTTTGGGCAGCTTGAGCACAGGCGCAGAGGTGAGCGGCTCTGAGCCGTGTTTGAGACGGGATAGTGTGAGGGAACAGGGCCCATGGAAAGGAGGTTTTGAAACCAGTTGTCCAGTCTGAGGATAGCGCAGCTGGGTGGATATGACGAAACACTGGTAATTTGCATGAAGGAATGACAACCAGGATTCCAAGTTGAGATCCAGCAGCCAGGGACAGTGCGCCCGTGGACACGCAGATCTGGAGCCCAGAGGAGTGTCGCTCAGAAAAGGAAACGCAGAAAGCCATCAGACAACCACAGTAAGGCTGAGGAAATGAGAAGACCAGGGCCTGGCACAAGAACTTGAGAATATGTAGCATTGCCTCATACAGGATTTTACCACGAAAGACCCTCAGGTGGGAGCAAGCCAGGGAACAGACCGGCTCCCAAAGGGGATGTTGGGGAAAGTGAGCTCTGCAAAGGGTCCAGGGACAACAGAGCTGCACAGGTAGATGAGAGACTAGAAGgcaggtgggggggaggggcaaatgCAACAAGGACCacaagctgggggaggggacaagggggGGAGAAAGAAGTAAATATAGGGAAAATGGAGTCCAGGGGAGGTACTTAATAGAGATTTAATAGAGTAAATGAATACCCCGGAATTTCTTCATGTTGTTCCCCCAGGAATTCCAGGATTTTATATTTATGGGTTCTTGGGTTACAGGTGAGGAGGACTGATTGATCTTAACACAGTGCCTAATTATTATATAGGCAGGGGAAGGAGCGGGGACTCTTGTGCTAAGTCTTGTAGAGCTTGGCAGAGGCTCTAGGCAAGGTCAGGCATCTGTGCCCAGAGATGCTTTCTAGAAAAGGTCAATAAGCAAGAGGAAGCCCGGCTGAGAAGGGGAGTCCTCCATTTTGTGCCGAACTCTGAGAGCTATACAGACATGGTCGGTGGTCTGCAACCCTTAATAGCAGGGTCTTCCAACAATAATCCTGTTATATTTCCAGGTCAGTAAGACAAGGGAAGAACAATGAAAAATGTTCCGTGAAAATGTTCCCCTGCCAACAGTAAAGACACATTAGCTGGAGAGAGCCCAAATGGGGGACCTCTATCGGATCCCTCCCtctggagctcagggaaccccacggaagaggggaaggaagaattgTAGGGGCCAAAAAGGTCAAGGACACCGGGAaagcacagcccacagaatcaactaagcaggttTGGCTCACAATTCTGGGGTACAGCTCACCGTGGTGTAGGAGTTGATTAGATTGGGCTCACAGTTCTGGGGTACGGCTTGTTGTGCTGTAGGGGTTTGATTggtttgggctcacagttctggTGTAGGAGTttggggcagctggtcacactgcatccagccagaagcagagggagagatgaATGCTGCTCTCAGAtcactgtttcctttttgttcGGTCTGGGGTATCAGTCTCACACTTAGGGTGGGTCCAACTTCAGCTAACCTAATCTAGAAATTCGCACACAGATATGCCAAGACGTTTGGCCCCGTGGTGCCTCTAAGTCCTGACAAATGGACAATAACGGCACCGCGAGTCTATTCCCTAACCACCTTACACTGAAGCACACTATGTTATTCGAGGTTTGGTTCTAGAAACCTCAGTGGGGCAATAAGGACACGAAGAAAGGGAAAGCACAGGCACTAAGACACACATCAGAAAAGCTGGGAGCCAGTAGGCTGTGCCTACTTAGGCTGTAGTCGTCCCAGAGCAGCTGTGGTTGGTAGTTACCACACACCCTTGTCAACATTAGTATGCGGACCAGAGACAAGCTTGGCCagccctctgagcctcacccGAGGAAGGCTTTCCCATTTCCATGGGTTTGACCCACTGGCGTCCTTGACATGGTGAAACTCACGCCAACAGCACACAGCCACTCAGAATTTCATCCACTCCTTCGACACTCACCCAGGACCTCCTCTGATTGCCacagaaacaaattaattttatgccACATCCTTCTTCCTCATAGTGTCCTCATAGGCCCGTGGCCAACTCATAACGCAAAATGCATTCAGTACAAAGGCCGTTATTTTCCTACAGTTGCAGAGATGGTTGTCGGTCATAACACAGTAGGGGACAAAAGGTATGTCAGCCACCCAGTCATAGTATGGGCCTACCAAACTCCAAGTTAAGTGACATCTTGGCACAACTTGCTCCTCATCCTTGCAGGTACAAAGCGGTCCTTATTGTGTCTTTTCCAGGAATAAGGAAGCTGCTGGTTCTGTGTGGAGCATCCTGCCATAAAACTCTCCTGGAACCTGAAAGGCTGTTGGGAATCATTGCTAGGGCCTGTTTTGAGGTCTGTGGTGAGCAGCTTCGGAGTTTTCTTCTACGGGCTTTCTAAACTAATTTTTGGTTTAACACTGAACTGAAAGAATGcctttgttggttggttggttggttttgttttttaaggcagggtttctctgtcctggacttgctttgtgcagcaggctggcctcgaactcacagagacctgcttgcctctgcctcccaagtgctgagccaCTTCTGTTACTCAATGTACAGTACAAAGTGGCTTTGGCTAAAGGAGTCTGTCATGAGCATGGGTAAACCTGTActtttaaacagattttttttttacattcaagACAGATAAGAGAAAGAAGGGTCCATACCAGGCTACTAAACTACATGAGGCCTCATCTGTGACTCAGAGCTCTGTAATGGGCCATATATTTTCATCCATTAGTAGAGTTATTTAAGTATTTGAGGAAAATACCTTCTTGAAAATAGAACCCCAAATTTCCaggttacatattttaaaagataagaaagagtcattttagagaaggaaaaaaatgaggacaaGTTCAGACGGGCATTTCTTCAGATACTCTGAGGAATAAGTGGGCAAATGGGTCTCTTCGCACGATTCATTAATTGTGCTGAAGTAGAACCAGGCAGCCTTTGTCCTAAGAGAGAAAGCCAGCCTGAACCCCAAACCAGCCCCTCCTGAGTGACACCGAATCCAGAGCATCCCGAGAGGCTTTAAACCGAGGAAAACAAGGGCCAACCTTTCAAAAGTCTCTCCACTGTGCCTCTAGGCAAGTCCACAGAAAATCACACTCATAGATGACGTCATCTTAATCTTACATTGCTATGTGCCTAGATGTCCCTAGGGATTCTATGCTTCTGCTAACAGTGTCTGCTGAATTCTGCTCCTGAAAGTCCACATCTGTTTAATCTAGAGGAAACTTCCTATttgttgttaagatttttttaatatttaaattattttaattgacacAATAATTGCCCAAATTTTTGTAGAAGCATTCTGGGATACGTAAAAGTTCCACTACCGCCCAgctaaaatttacttatttatgtatttgattttttttttttttttaatgtgagtgctttgtctgcatgtacacctccgtgccagaagagggcatcagatccctttctAGATGGTCCGTGGGctacagtgtggttgctgggaattgcactaaTTCCAGAGGGCCTCCGGGAGAGCAGCCCGTGGTGCccttaaacactgagctatctcaccagcccccgcCTGGCCCTCTCTAGTTTTTCAAAGTCACTGTTTCCTTTACTGCCCAGTGGAAATGCCACTTCCTTAAACCCTGGGG
This genomic interval carries:
- the C12H2orf66 gene encoding uncharacterized protein C2orf66 homolog, whose translation is MSKAHILLLWAALALTSHAHGATLRNADVWKPLSNPRNRELFFRSLQAYFKGRGLDLGSLPNTFSVNEDPRPLSFQLEHIASAFADYEEQRSSLPNPLKG